The Hymenobacter sp. DG25A nucleotide sequence ACTGCAACATCAGCACGCGAGATTCCTCGGCTGCGCTCGGAATGACGTTCTTTTTCTGATTTCTGACGACTGCCTCTAAGTTCTAACCTCTCAGCTGTCACTTCTATACTATGGAGCTTTTCAACGTATATCCGCTCGTCAACATCACGCCGGTAAAGGCGCTGGGGGCAAAACTCTGGGACGATAAGGGCCAGGAATACCTGGATTTCTACGGCGGCCACGCCGTTATTTCCATCGGCCACAGCCATCCGCACTATGTGCAGCGCCTCACCGAGCAGTTGCAGAACATCGGTTTCTACTCCAATTCGGTGCAGATCCCGATTCAGCAGGAGCTGGCGCACAAGCTGGGGCAGGTATCGGGCTACGAAGAATACTCGCTGTTCCTGTGCAACTCCGGCGCCGAGGCCAACGAGAATGCCCTGAAGTTGGCGTCCTTCCACACCGGTAAAAAACGCGTGGTAGCCTTTAAAGGCGCTTTCCACGGCCGTACGTCCGGTGCGGTAGCCGCTACCGATAATCCAAAAATCGTAGCCCCCTTTAATGCTGACCACGCCATTTCCTTTGTGGAATACGACCTGGCGGCGGTAGAGCAGGTGCTGCAGGGCGGCGACGTTTGTGCGGCTATTATCGAGCCCATTCAAGGGGTAGGCGGCATCATCATGCCTTCTGATGAGTTCCTGACTGGCTTAGCCGCGCTGTGCAAGCAGTACGGCGCGCTGCTGATTGCTGATGAAGTGCAGAGCGGCTACGGCCGTAGCGGCAAGTTCTTCGCGCATCAGCACGCCGGCATCCGCCCCGATGTCATTTCGGTGGCGAAAGGCATGGGCAACGGCTTCCCCATCGGCGGCATCCTGATTGCGCCGGAGTTGAAAGCCTCCTACGGCCTGCTGGGCACCACTTTCGGCGGCAACCACCTGGCCTGCGCCGCCGCCCTAGCCGTGCTGGAAGTTATTGAGCAGGAAAACCTGCTGGCCCATGCTACTGAAATGGGCCACTACCTTCGCTCGGAGCTGGAAGCCAATGCCGGGGCTGAGGAAATCCGGGGCCGGGGCCTGATGGTGGGCATTAAATACGACTTTCCCATCAAAGACGTGCGCGACAAGCTGCTGTCGGAACACCACATTTTCGTGGGCAATGCCTCCGATCCTACGGTCCTCCGGCTGCTGCCGCCGCTGAACATCTCGAAAGCGGAGGTTGATCGGTTTTTGCAGGCGCTGTATACACTTGTAGCGCTGAGCTCCAGCTCGGCGCACGAGCGCAGCGAGTATGTGGAACCGCACCGTTAGGACAATTCCCAACCACCTCATCACATTCTAACGCGAGGAACTCGCTCCGCTCGTACGCCGAGCCGGAGCTCAGCGCTACACCCAATGACCCAAACAGTAAAACTCATTCTGGAAGACGGCACCGAACTCGAGGGCCAATCGTTCGGGGCCTTTACCTCGGCCGCGGGCGAGGTG carries:
- a CDS encoding aspartate aminotransferase family protein; translation: MELFNVYPLVNITPVKALGAKLWDDKGQEYLDFYGGHAVISIGHSHPHYVQRLTEQLQNIGFYSNSVQIPIQQELAHKLGQVSGYEEYSLFLCNSGAEANENALKLASFHTGKKRVVAFKGAFHGRTSGAVAATDNPKIVAPFNADHAISFVEYDLAAVEQVLQGGDVCAAIIEPIQGVGGIIMPSDEFLTGLAALCKQYGALLIADEVQSGYGRSGKFFAHQHAGIRPDVISVAKGMGNGFPIGGILIAPELKASYGLLGTTFGGNHLACAAALAVLEVIEQENLLAHATEMGHYLRSELEANAGAEEIRGRGLMVGIKYDFPIKDVRDKLLSEHHIFVGNASDPTVLRLLPPLNISKAEVDRFLQALYTLVALSSSSAHERSEYVEPHR